In Desulfobulbus oralis, one DNA window encodes the following:
- a CDS encoding class I adenylate-forming enzyme family protein codes for MSGTGGERCRALLAGPADAARPFLQGGMSHGDLHRLAARLHAHFQARRGEHKGLCLASEDRALCAAAILAALAGGPTLLLPYALSLPALSSLHEAAGCRLALAEAGRPLPAGMEPLALDSLPASAPPLPQNPAQGSILGLFTGGSTGSPRIWSKTAENLLGEGFFIAAHYGIGAGDRILATVPVCHIYGLLYGVVLPLVSGASVCAHTPVFPEEMAKTVEETAATVFISVPAHYHALAASDKRLAPCALRLAFSSAGMLDERDALAFAQANRLGIIEVFGSTETGGLATRNRFRGEREFTMLPGLDWQAGADERLMVRSAFLSPELPRDEAGWFHTADRIQPTSGPQFRMLGRADMVVKVGGQRVDMDAVKRLLLAQAGVQDAFVAALPESGSRENRIVAAVAGTASPEALRQALARRLEPYALPRLIRVLGALPMRANGKYDREAMLALFAER; via the coding sequence ATGAGTGGGACTGGGGGAGAGCGGTGCCGCGCCCTGCTGGCCGGGCCGGCCGATGCTGCGCGGCCCTTTCTGCAGGGCGGCATGAGCCATGGCGACTTGCACCGGCTGGCTGCCCGGCTGCATGCGCATTTTCAGGCCCGGCGCGGAGAACACAAGGGGCTGTGTCTGGCCAGCGAGGACCGGGCCCTGTGCGCGGCCGCCATTCTGGCGGCCTTGGCGGGCGGGCCGACCCTGCTTTTGCCCTATGCCCTGTCCCTGCCCGCGCTTTCCAGTCTGCACGAGGCTGCCGGCTGCCGGCTTGCCCTGGCCGAAGCGGGCAGGCCTTTGCCCGCTGGCATGGAGCCGCTTGCCCTGGACAGCCTGCCCGCATCCGCCCCGCCGCTGCCCCAGAATCCGGCGCAGGGCAGCATACTGGGCCTGTTCACCGGCGGCAGCACCGGCTCGCCCCGGATCTGGAGCAAGACTGCGGAAAATCTTCTGGGCGAGGGCTTCTTCATTGCCGCGCACTACGGCATAGGGGCCGGTGACCGTATTCTGGCCACCGTGCCGGTCTGCCATATTTACGGCCTGCTCTACGGCGTGGTGCTGCCCCTGGTCAGCGGGGCCTCGGTCTGCGCCCACACGCCCGTCTTCCCCGAAGAAATGGCCAAGACCGTAGAGGAGACGGCCGCCACGGTTTTCATCAGCGTGCCGGCCCACTATCACGCCCTTGCGGCCAGCGACAAAAGACTGGCGCCCTGCGCGCTCCGCCTGGCCTTTTCCTCGGCCGGCATGCTGGATGAGCGCGACGCGCTGGCCTTTGCTCAGGCCAACCGGCTGGGCATCATCGAAGTCTTCGGCTCCACGGAAACCGGCGGTCTGGCCACCCGAAACCGCTTTCGCGGCGAAAGGGAATTCACCATGCTGCCGGGGCTGGACTGGCAGGCCGGGGCCGACGAGCGCCTCATGGTGCGTTCCGCCTTCCTCTCGCCCGAACTGCCCCGCGACGAGGCCGGCTGGTTTCACACCGCAGACCGCATTCAGCCCACCTCCGGGCCGCAGTTTAGGATGCTGGGCCGGGCGGACATGGTGGTCAAGGTGGGCGGCCAGCGTGTGGATATGGACGCTGTCAAGAGGCTGCTGCTGGCCCAGGCCGGGGTGCAGGACGCCTTTGTGGCGGCGCTGCCGGAAAGCGGCAGCCGGGAAAACCGCATTGTCGCGGCGGTTGCGGGTACGGCCTCGCCGGAGGCGCTGCGGCAGGCCCTGGCCCGCCGGCTCGAACCCTATGCGCTGCCCCGGCTCATCCGCGTGCTGGGGGCTCTGCCCATGCGGGCCAACGGCAAGTATGACCGCGAGGCCATGCTGGCCCTGTTTGCCGAAAGATGA